A genomic window from Xyrauchen texanus isolate HMW12.3.18 chromosome 31, RBS_HiC_50CHRs, whole genome shotgun sequence includes:
- the mapk9 gene encoding mitogen-activated protein kinase 9 isoform X1 gives MAEGEGEFYSVQVGDSTFTVLRRYQQLRAIGSGAQGIVCSALDTVLGFPVAVKKLSRPFQNQTHAKRAYRELVLLKCVNHKNIIRLLNVFTPQKSLEEFQDLYLVMELMDASLCQVIHMDLDHERMSYLLYQILCGIRHLHSAGIIHRDLKPSNIVVKSDCTLKILDFGLARTACTNFMMTPYVVTRYYRAPEVILGMKYKENVDIWSVGCIMGEMVKGSVIFQGTDHIDQWNKVIEILGTPSLEFMNRLMETVRNYVLNKPQFPGVSFNELFPDWAFPSETEHDKIKTSQARDLLSKMLVIDPESRISVQEALSHPYIHVWYDLAEADAPPPQISDKQLEEREHSIEQWKELIYKEVMDWEERNNNGVLKEECLDGTVNNSTTASQSSSIYDISSMSTEQTLASDTDSSCIDTLTGALED, from the exons ATGGCTGAGGGGGAGGGGGAGTTCTACAGTGTGCAGGTGGGTGACTCCACCTTCACCGTGCTCCGGAGGTACCAGCAGCTCCGTGCCATCGGTTCTGGTGCCCAGGGTATCGTCTG CTCTGCTCTGGACACCGTCCTTGGCTTCCCAGTTGCGGTGAAGAAATTGAGCCGACCGTTTCAGAACCAAACCCATGCAAAGCGAGCATACAGAGAGCTGGTTCTGCTAAAGTGTGttaatcacaaaaat ATCATCCGTTTACTTAATGTCTTCACACCTCAGAAGTCACTGGAAGAATTCCAGGATTT GTATTTGGTGATGGAGCTGATGGATGCTAGTCTTTGTCAGGTGATCCACATGGATCTGGACCATGAGAGGATGTCCTACCTGCTCTACCAGATCCTGTGTGGCATCAGACATCTGCACTCAGCTGGAATCATTCACAGG GACCTAAAGCCCAGTAACATAGTAGTGAAGTCGGACTGCACTTTAAAGATCTTAGACTTTGGGCTGGCCAGGACCGCCTGCACTAACTTCATGATGACACCCTACGTGGTGACCAGATACTACAGGGCACCAGAGGTCATCCTGGGCATGAAATACAAGGAGAATG TGGATATCTGGTCAGTAGGCTGCATCATGGGTGAAATGGTGAAAGGGAGTGTCATATTCCAGGGCACTGATC ATATTGACCAGTGGAATAAGGTGATTGAGATACTGGGCACCCCCTCTCTGGAGTTTATGAACCGTTTGATGGAGACTGTTAGAAACTATGTGCTGAACAAACCCCAGTTTCCGGGAGTCAGTTTTAATGAGCTTTTCCCCGACTGGGCCTTTCCTTCAGAAACTGAGCATGACAAGATCAAAA CTAGTCAAGCGCGTGACCTGCTGTCAAAAATGCTAGTGATCGACCCTGAGAGCCGCATCTCTGTACAGGAGGCTCTTAGTCATCCCTACATTCACGTGTGGTATGACCTAGCTGAGGCTGATGCG CCTCCTCCACAGATATCAGACAAACAGTTGGAGGAGAGGGAACACAGCATTGAGCAATGGAAAG AGCTGATTTATAAAGAGGTAATGGACTGGGAGGAGAGGAACAATAATGGAGTGCTGAAAGAGGAGTGTTTAG atgGCACAGTGAACAACAGCACCACTGCCTCCCAGTCCTCCTCTATTTATGACATCTCGTCCATGTCGACGGAGCAGACACTGGCCTCTGACACCGACAGCTCCTGCATCGACACTCTCACTGGAGCATTAGAGGACTGA
- the mapk9 gene encoding mitogen-activated protein kinase 9 isoform X2, protein MAEGEGEFYSVQVGDSTFTVLRRYQQLRAIGSGAQGIVCSALDTVLGFPVAVKKLSRPFQNQTHAKRAYRELVLLKCVNHKNIIRLLNVFTPQKSLEEFQDLYLVMELMDASLCQVIHMDLDHERMSYLLYQILCGIRHLHSAGIIHRDLKPSNIVVKSDCTLKILDFGLARTACTNFMMTPYVVTRYYRAPEVILGMKYKENVDIWSVGCIMGEMVKGSVIFQGTDHIDQWNKVIEILGTPSLEFMNRLMETVRNYVLNKPQFPGVSFNELFPDWAFPSETEHDKIKTSQARDLLSKMLVIDPESRISVQEALSHPYIHVWYDLAEADAISDKQLEEREHSIEQWKELIYKEVMDWEERNNNGVLKEECLDGTVNNSTTASQSSSIYDISSMSTEQTLASDTDSSCIDTLTGALED, encoded by the exons ATGGCTGAGGGGGAGGGGGAGTTCTACAGTGTGCAGGTGGGTGACTCCACCTTCACCGTGCTCCGGAGGTACCAGCAGCTCCGTGCCATCGGTTCTGGTGCCCAGGGTATCGTCTG CTCTGCTCTGGACACCGTCCTTGGCTTCCCAGTTGCGGTGAAGAAATTGAGCCGACCGTTTCAGAACCAAACCCATGCAAAGCGAGCATACAGAGAGCTGGTTCTGCTAAAGTGTGttaatcacaaaaat ATCATCCGTTTACTTAATGTCTTCACACCTCAGAAGTCACTGGAAGAATTCCAGGATTT GTATTTGGTGATGGAGCTGATGGATGCTAGTCTTTGTCAGGTGATCCACATGGATCTGGACCATGAGAGGATGTCCTACCTGCTCTACCAGATCCTGTGTGGCATCAGACATCTGCACTCAGCTGGAATCATTCACAGG GACCTAAAGCCCAGTAACATAGTAGTGAAGTCGGACTGCACTTTAAAGATCTTAGACTTTGGGCTGGCCAGGACCGCCTGCACTAACTTCATGATGACACCCTACGTGGTGACCAGATACTACAGGGCACCAGAGGTCATCCTGGGCATGAAATACAAGGAGAATG TGGATATCTGGTCAGTAGGCTGCATCATGGGTGAAATGGTGAAAGGGAGTGTCATATTCCAGGGCACTGATC ATATTGACCAGTGGAATAAGGTGATTGAGATACTGGGCACCCCCTCTCTGGAGTTTATGAACCGTTTGATGGAGACTGTTAGAAACTATGTGCTGAACAAACCCCAGTTTCCGGGAGTCAGTTTTAATGAGCTTTTCCCCGACTGGGCCTTTCCTTCAGAAACTGAGCATGACAAGATCAAAA CTAGTCAAGCGCGTGACCTGCTGTCAAAAATGCTAGTGATCGACCCTGAGAGCCGCATCTCTGTACAGGAGGCTCTTAGTCATCCCTACATTCACGTGTGGTATGACCTAGCTGAGGCTGATGCG ATATCAGACAAACAGTTGGAGGAGAGGGAACACAGCATTGAGCAATGGAAAG AGCTGATTTATAAAGAGGTAATGGACTGGGAGGAGAGGAACAATAATGGAGTGCTGAAAGAGGAGTGTTTAG atgGCACAGTGAACAACAGCACCACTGCCTCCCAGTCCTCCTCTATTTATGACATCTCGTCCATGTCGACGGAGCAGACACTGGCCTCTGACACCGACAGCTCCTGCATCGACACTCTCACTGGAGCATTAGAGGACTGA
- the mapk9 gene encoding mitogen-activated protein kinase 9 isoform X3 codes for MAEGEGEFYSVQVGDSTFTVLRRYQQLRAIGSGAQGIVCSALDTVLGFPVAVKKLSRPFQNQTHAKRAYRELVLLKCVNHKNIIRLLNVFTPQKSLEEFQDLYLVMELMDASLCQVIHMDLDHERMSYLLYQILCGIRHLHSAGIIHRDLKPSNIVVKSDCTLKILDFGLARTACTNFMMTPYVVTRYYRAPEVILGMKYKENVDIWSVGCIMGEMVKGSVIFQGTDHIDQWNKVIEILGTPSLEFMNRLMETVRNYVLNKPQFPGVSFNELFPDWAFPSETEHDKIKRGS; via the exons ATGGCTGAGGGGGAGGGGGAGTTCTACAGTGTGCAGGTGGGTGACTCCACCTTCACCGTGCTCCGGAGGTACCAGCAGCTCCGTGCCATCGGTTCTGGTGCCCAGGGTATCGTCTG CTCTGCTCTGGACACCGTCCTTGGCTTCCCAGTTGCGGTGAAGAAATTGAGCCGACCGTTTCAGAACCAAACCCATGCAAAGCGAGCATACAGAGAGCTGGTTCTGCTAAAGTGTGttaatcacaaaaat ATCATCCGTTTACTTAATGTCTTCACACCTCAGAAGTCACTGGAAGAATTCCAGGATTT GTATTTGGTGATGGAGCTGATGGATGCTAGTCTTTGTCAGGTGATCCACATGGATCTGGACCATGAGAGGATGTCCTACCTGCTCTACCAGATCCTGTGTGGCATCAGACATCTGCACTCAGCTGGAATCATTCACAGG GACCTAAAGCCCAGTAACATAGTAGTGAAGTCGGACTGCACTTTAAAGATCTTAGACTTTGGGCTGGCCAGGACCGCCTGCACTAACTTCATGATGACACCCTACGTGGTGACCAGATACTACAGGGCACCAGAGGTCATCCTGGGCATGAAATACAAGGAGAATG TGGATATCTGGTCAGTAGGCTGCATCATGGGTGAAATGGTGAAAGGGAGTGTCATATTCCAGGGCACTGATC ATATTGACCAGTGGAATAAGGTGATTGAGATACTGGGCACCCCCTCTCTGGAGTTTATGAACCGTTTGATGGAGACTGTTAGAAACTATGTGCTGAACAAACCCCAGTTTCCGGGAGTCAGTTTTAATGAGCTTTTCCCCGACTGGGCCTTTCCTTCAGAAACTGAGCATGACAAGATCAAAA GAGGCTCTTAG
- the mapk9 gene encoding mitogen-activated protein kinase 9 isoform X4, whose product MELMDASLCQVIHMDLDHERMSYLLYQILCGIRHLHSAGIIHRDLKPSNIVVKSDCTLKILDFGLARTACTNFMMTPYVVTRYYRAPEVILGMKYKENVDIWSVGCIMGEMVKGSVIFQGTDHIDQWNKVIEILGTPSLEFMNRLMETVRNYVLNKPQFPGVSFNELFPDWAFPSETEHDKIKTSQARDLLSKMLVIDPESRISVQEALSHPYIHVWYDLAEADAPPPQISDKQLEEREHSIEQWKELIYKEVMDWEERNNNGVLKEECLDGTVNNSTTASQSSSIYDISSMSTEQTLASDTDSSCIDTLTGALED is encoded by the exons ATGGAGCTGATGGATGCTAGTCTTTGTCAGGTGATCCACATGGATCTGGACCATGAGAGGATGTCCTACCTGCTCTACCAGATCCTGTGTGGCATCAGACATCTGCACTCAGCTGGAATCATTCACAGG GACCTAAAGCCCAGTAACATAGTAGTGAAGTCGGACTGCACTTTAAAGATCTTAGACTTTGGGCTGGCCAGGACCGCCTGCACTAACTTCATGATGACACCCTACGTGGTGACCAGATACTACAGGGCACCAGAGGTCATCCTGGGCATGAAATACAAGGAGAATG TGGATATCTGGTCAGTAGGCTGCATCATGGGTGAAATGGTGAAAGGGAGTGTCATATTCCAGGGCACTGATC ATATTGACCAGTGGAATAAGGTGATTGAGATACTGGGCACCCCCTCTCTGGAGTTTATGAACCGTTTGATGGAGACTGTTAGAAACTATGTGCTGAACAAACCCCAGTTTCCGGGAGTCAGTTTTAATGAGCTTTTCCCCGACTGGGCCTTTCCTTCAGAAACTGAGCATGACAAGATCAAAA CTAGTCAAGCGCGTGACCTGCTGTCAAAAATGCTAGTGATCGACCCTGAGAGCCGCATCTCTGTACAGGAGGCTCTTAGTCATCCCTACATTCACGTGTGGTATGACCTAGCTGAGGCTGATGCG CCTCCTCCACAGATATCAGACAAACAGTTGGAGGAGAGGGAACACAGCATTGAGCAATGGAAAG AGCTGATTTATAAAGAGGTAATGGACTGGGAGGAGAGGAACAATAATGGAGTGCTGAAAGAGGAGTGTTTAG atgGCACAGTGAACAACAGCACCACTGCCTCCCAGTCCTCCTCTATTTATGACATCTCGTCCATGTCGACGGAGCAGACACTGGCCTCTGACACCGACAGCTCCTGCATCGACACTCTCACTGGAGCATTAGAGGACTGA
- the si:ch211-247j9.1 gene encoding rho GTPase-activating protein 24 isoform X3 produces the protein MAPLVVEQCVDFIREHGLTEVGLFRQPGQATLVKELQEAFDAGEKPTFDSSTDVQTVASLLKLYLRELPEPLVPFSRYEDFLVCGKRIPSDREQGLQELRILLHELPVANFNLLKYICQFLNDVQSYSNINKMSIQNLATVFGPNILWPKAEDPESIIGGAAVVQQLMSELIREHSSLFSRENFSPPEASLPPIHPIHRHSNLMEWVHGEPTVHSRESLLCEYNVPLTDQTVASPHKLSMPLMAVRTESFQSLCEKNVSYHLSETEQQLQEDYSPTSSALIYDNHSQQSSAQESLHIRHVPTPTPTLPACSSMPRVVEAGVETFVQSKSWPDMEEPNCGPERVLGESGGSSEAQDSTLSVYDNIGTEKQREGCTENREKGSCIVEAKVGTTSMTKINSSRSSCEIVPLDGGSGSGGAASPSNGYPVSFHSFRMDSGEEDPHPNSPASSSAPTDAPLSTGSSEVFLPNAPQEPLGIPVSHAMQCLIAGLRQQKERQKAEYKAKINRLEQKNEALQGEVEGLRSTLELQRRWTSVAEIKMRNVERARADADRRNATLQQEMEQFFETFGELNAEARKTNRIVQSF, from the exons ATGGCTCCTCTGGTGGTAGAGCAGTGCGTAGACTTCATCCGAGAGCATGGGCTTACAGAAGTGGGACTCTTCAGGCAGCCCGGCCAGGCCACACTGGTTAAAGAGCTGCAGGAAGCTTTTGATGCTGGGGAGAAACCAACCTTTGACAG CAGCACAGATGTCCAAACAGTGGCATCTCTGCTGAAACTATACCTCAGGGAGCTGCCTGAGCCTCTGGTGCCATTTTCTCGCTATGAGGATTTTCTTGTATGTGGCAAAAGGATCCCTTCAGACAGAGAGCAG GGTTTGCAGGAGTTGAGGATACTCCTTCATGAGCTTCCAGTGGCAAACTTCAACCTTCTAAAATACATTTGCCA ATTTTTAAATGACGTCCAGTCATACTCCAACATTAACAAGATGAGTATCCAGAACTTGGCAACTGTTTTTGGGCCAAACATTCTCTGGCCCAAAGCGGAGGACCCAGAAAGTATTATTGGAG GGGCAGCAGTTGTACAACAGTTGATGTCTGAACTGATCCGAGAGCACAGTTCGCTCTTCTCAAGAGAGAACTTCAGCCCTCCTGAAGCCTCTTTACCACCTATTCACCCCATTCACAGACACAGTAACCTCATGGAATGGGTGCACGGTGAACCAACGGTCCACTCGAGAGAGTCACTGTTGTGTGAATATAATGTGCCTCTTACTGATCAGACTGTAGCCAGTCCACATAAACTCTCTATGCCTCTAATGGCAGTGAGGACAGAGTCTTTTCAAAGCCTTTGTGAAAAAAATGTTTCCTATCATCTATCAGAGACAGAGCAACAGCTTCAAGAAGACTATTCGCCAACCAGCTCTGCTCTTATTTATGACAACCACAGTCAACAAAGCTCAGCACAAGAATCTCTCCATATAAGACATGTGCCAACACCCACCCCCACTTTACCTGCCTGCTCTTCTATGCCCAGAGTTGTGGAAGCTGGGGTTGAAACCTTTGTGCAGTCAAAGAGTTGGCCTGATATGGAGGAGCCCAACTGCGGGCCAGAGAGAGTCTTAGGGGAGAGTGGAGGAAGCAGTGAAGCCCAGGACAGTACCTTGTCAGTCTATGACAATATTGGTACTGAGAAGCAGAGGGAGGGATGTACAGAGAACAGGGAGAAAGGCAGTTGTATTGTGGAGGCAAAAGTTGGTACTACCAGTATGACGAAAATCAATAGCTCTAGGTCCTCCTGTGAGATAGTGCCTTTGGATGGAGGCAGTGGAAGCGGTGGAGCTGCAAGTCCTAGCAATGGTTACCCTGTAAGCTTCCACTCTTTCAGAATGGACTCTGGGGAGGAAGACCCTCACCCTAACTCCCCTGCTTCCTCCTCTGCTCCCACGGACGCGCCTTTAAGCACCGGCAGCAGTGAGGTCTTTTTGCCGAATGCCCCTCAAGAACCCCTTGGCATTCCTGTCTCCCATGCCATGCAGTGTCTCATTGCAGGGCTTCGGCAACAGAAGGAAAGGCAAAAGGCTGAATACAAAGCAAAAATCAACAG GTTGGAGCAGAAGAACGAGGCACTTCAGGGGGAGGTTGAAGGGCTGAGATCAACTCTGGAGCTGCAGCGTCGCTGGACTAGCGTGGCTGAGATCAAAATGCGAAATGTAGAGCGAGCAAGAGCTGATGCTGACCGGCGCAATGCAACCCTGCAACAGGAAATGGAGCAGTTCTTTGAAACATTTGGCGAGCTGAACGCAGAGGCACGAAAAACGAATCGTATTGTTCAGAGTTTTTAA
- the si:ch211-247j9.1 gene encoding rho GTPase-activating protein 24 isoform X1, producing the protein MPENKQTIQHTGSYLSHSAYRKIKRMLSFRRRVFGQRLEETVLYERRYGDHMAPLVVEQCVDFIREHGLTEVGLFRQPGQATLVKELQEAFDAGEKPTFDSSTDVQTVASLLKLYLRELPEPLVPFSRYEDFLVCGKRIPSDREQGLQELRILLHELPVANFNLLKYICQFLNDVQSYSNINKMSIQNLATVFGPNILWPKAEDPESIIGGAAVVQQLMSELIREHSSLFSRENFSPPEASLPPIHPIHRHSNLMEWVHGEPTVHSRESLLCEYNVPLTDQTVASPHKLSMPLMAVRTESFQSLCEKNVSYHLSETEQQLQEDYSPTSSALIYDNHSQQSSAQESLHIRHVPTPTPTLPACSSMPRVVEAGVETFVQSKSWPDMEEPNCGPERVLGESGGSSEAQDSTLSVYDNIGTEKQREGCTENREKGSCIVEAKVGTTSMTKINSSRSSCEIVPLDGGSGSGGAASPSNGYPVSFHSFRMDSGEEDPHPNSPASSSAPTDAPLSTGSSEVFLPNAPQEPLGIPVSHAMQCLIAGLRQQKERQKAEYKAKINRLEQKNEALQGEVEGLRSTLELQRRWTSVAEIKMRNVERARADADRRNATLQQEMEQFFETFGELNAEARKTNRIVQSF; encoded by the exons ATGCCGGAAAACAAGCAGACAATCCAGCACACTGGAAGCTATCTCTCCCACTCTGCTTACAGGAAGATAAAAAGGATGCTGAGCTTCAGAAGAC GTGTGTTTGGTCAGAGGTTGGAGGAGACTGTCCTGTATGAGAGGAGGTATGGGGATCATATGGCTCCTCTGGTGGTAGAGCAGTGCGTAGACTTCATCCGAGAGCATGGGCTTACAGAAGTGGGACTCTTCAGGCAGCCCGGCCAGGCCACACTGGTTAAAGAGCTGCAGGAAGCTTTTGATGCTGGGGAGAAACCAACCTTTGACAG CAGCACAGATGTCCAAACAGTGGCATCTCTGCTGAAACTATACCTCAGGGAGCTGCCTGAGCCTCTGGTGCCATTTTCTCGCTATGAGGATTTTCTTGTATGTGGCAAAAGGATCCCTTCAGACAGAGAGCAG GGTTTGCAGGAGTTGAGGATACTCCTTCATGAGCTTCCAGTGGCAAACTTCAACCTTCTAAAATACATTTGCCA ATTTTTAAATGACGTCCAGTCATACTCCAACATTAACAAGATGAGTATCCAGAACTTGGCAACTGTTTTTGGGCCAAACATTCTCTGGCCCAAAGCGGAGGACCCAGAAAGTATTATTGGAG GGGCAGCAGTTGTACAACAGTTGATGTCTGAACTGATCCGAGAGCACAGTTCGCTCTTCTCAAGAGAGAACTTCAGCCCTCCTGAAGCCTCTTTACCACCTATTCACCCCATTCACAGACACAGTAACCTCATGGAATGGGTGCACGGTGAACCAACGGTCCACTCGAGAGAGTCACTGTTGTGTGAATATAATGTGCCTCTTACTGATCAGACTGTAGCCAGTCCACATAAACTCTCTATGCCTCTAATGGCAGTGAGGACAGAGTCTTTTCAAAGCCTTTGTGAAAAAAATGTTTCCTATCATCTATCAGAGACAGAGCAACAGCTTCAAGAAGACTATTCGCCAACCAGCTCTGCTCTTATTTATGACAACCACAGTCAACAAAGCTCAGCACAAGAATCTCTCCATATAAGACATGTGCCAACACCCACCCCCACTTTACCTGCCTGCTCTTCTATGCCCAGAGTTGTGGAAGCTGGGGTTGAAACCTTTGTGCAGTCAAAGAGTTGGCCTGATATGGAGGAGCCCAACTGCGGGCCAGAGAGAGTCTTAGGGGAGAGTGGAGGAAGCAGTGAAGCCCAGGACAGTACCTTGTCAGTCTATGACAATATTGGTACTGAGAAGCAGAGGGAGGGATGTACAGAGAACAGGGAGAAAGGCAGTTGTATTGTGGAGGCAAAAGTTGGTACTACCAGTATGACGAAAATCAATAGCTCTAGGTCCTCCTGTGAGATAGTGCCTTTGGATGGAGGCAGTGGAAGCGGTGGAGCTGCAAGTCCTAGCAATGGTTACCCTGTAAGCTTCCACTCTTTCAGAATGGACTCTGGGGAGGAAGACCCTCACCCTAACTCCCCTGCTTCCTCCTCTGCTCCCACGGACGCGCCTTTAAGCACCGGCAGCAGTGAGGTCTTTTTGCCGAATGCCCCTCAAGAACCCCTTGGCATTCCTGTCTCCCATGCCATGCAGTGTCTCATTGCAGGGCTTCGGCAACAGAAGGAAAGGCAAAAGGCTGAATACAAAGCAAAAATCAACAG GTTGGAGCAGAAGAACGAGGCACTTCAGGGGGAGGTTGAAGGGCTGAGATCAACTCTGGAGCTGCAGCGTCGCTGGACTAGCGTGGCTGAGATCAAAATGCGAAATGTAGAGCGAGCAAGAGCTGATGCTGACCGGCGCAATGCAACCCTGCAACAGGAAATGGAGCAGTTCTTTGAAACATTTGGCGAGCTGAACGCAGAGGCACGAAAAACGAATCGTATTGTTCAGAGTTTTTAA
- the si:ch211-247j9.1 gene encoding rho GTPase-activating protein 24 isoform X2, with amino-acid sequence MPENKQTIQHTGSYLSHSAYRKIKRMLSFRRRVFGQRLEETVLYERRYGDHMAPLVVEQCVDFIREHGLTEVGLFRQPGQATLVKELQEAFDAGEKPTFDSTDVQTVASLLKLYLRELPEPLVPFSRYEDFLVCGKRIPSDREQGLQELRILLHELPVANFNLLKYICQFLNDVQSYSNINKMSIQNLATVFGPNILWPKAEDPESIIGGAAVVQQLMSELIREHSSLFSRENFSPPEASLPPIHPIHRHSNLMEWVHGEPTVHSRESLLCEYNVPLTDQTVASPHKLSMPLMAVRTESFQSLCEKNVSYHLSETEQQLQEDYSPTSSALIYDNHSQQSSAQESLHIRHVPTPTPTLPACSSMPRVVEAGVETFVQSKSWPDMEEPNCGPERVLGESGGSSEAQDSTLSVYDNIGTEKQREGCTENREKGSCIVEAKVGTTSMTKINSSRSSCEIVPLDGGSGSGGAASPSNGYPVSFHSFRMDSGEEDPHPNSPASSSAPTDAPLSTGSSEVFLPNAPQEPLGIPVSHAMQCLIAGLRQQKERQKAEYKAKINRLEQKNEALQGEVEGLRSTLELQRRWTSVAEIKMRNVERARADADRRNATLQQEMEQFFETFGELNAEARKTNRIVQSF; translated from the exons ATGCCGGAAAACAAGCAGACAATCCAGCACACTGGAAGCTATCTCTCCCACTCTGCTTACAGGAAGATAAAAAGGATGCTGAGCTTCAGAAGAC GTGTGTTTGGTCAGAGGTTGGAGGAGACTGTCCTGTATGAGAGGAGGTATGGGGATCATATGGCTCCTCTGGTGGTAGAGCAGTGCGTAGACTTCATCCGAGAGCATGGGCTTACAGAAGTGGGACTCTTCAGGCAGCCCGGCCAGGCCACACTGGTTAAAGAGCTGCAGGAAGCTTTTGATGCTGGGGAGAAACCAACCTTTGACAG CACAGATGTCCAAACAGTGGCATCTCTGCTGAAACTATACCTCAGGGAGCTGCCTGAGCCTCTGGTGCCATTTTCTCGCTATGAGGATTTTCTTGTATGTGGCAAAAGGATCCCTTCAGACAGAGAGCAG GGTTTGCAGGAGTTGAGGATACTCCTTCATGAGCTTCCAGTGGCAAACTTCAACCTTCTAAAATACATTTGCCA ATTTTTAAATGACGTCCAGTCATACTCCAACATTAACAAGATGAGTATCCAGAACTTGGCAACTGTTTTTGGGCCAAACATTCTCTGGCCCAAAGCGGAGGACCCAGAAAGTATTATTGGAG GGGCAGCAGTTGTACAACAGTTGATGTCTGAACTGATCCGAGAGCACAGTTCGCTCTTCTCAAGAGAGAACTTCAGCCCTCCTGAAGCCTCTTTACCACCTATTCACCCCATTCACAGACACAGTAACCTCATGGAATGGGTGCACGGTGAACCAACGGTCCACTCGAGAGAGTCACTGTTGTGTGAATATAATGTGCCTCTTACTGATCAGACTGTAGCCAGTCCACATAAACTCTCTATGCCTCTAATGGCAGTGAGGACAGAGTCTTTTCAAAGCCTTTGTGAAAAAAATGTTTCCTATCATCTATCAGAGACAGAGCAACAGCTTCAAGAAGACTATTCGCCAACCAGCTCTGCTCTTATTTATGACAACCACAGTCAACAAAGCTCAGCACAAGAATCTCTCCATATAAGACATGTGCCAACACCCACCCCCACTTTACCTGCCTGCTCTTCTATGCCCAGAGTTGTGGAAGCTGGGGTTGAAACCTTTGTGCAGTCAAAGAGTTGGCCTGATATGGAGGAGCCCAACTGCGGGCCAGAGAGAGTCTTAGGGGAGAGTGGAGGAAGCAGTGAAGCCCAGGACAGTACCTTGTCAGTCTATGACAATATTGGTACTGAGAAGCAGAGGGAGGGATGTACAGAGAACAGGGAGAAAGGCAGTTGTATTGTGGAGGCAAAAGTTGGTACTACCAGTATGACGAAAATCAATAGCTCTAGGTCCTCCTGTGAGATAGTGCCTTTGGATGGAGGCAGTGGAAGCGGTGGAGCTGCAAGTCCTAGCAATGGTTACCCTGTAAGCTTCCACTCTTTCAGAATGGACTCTGGGGAGGAAGACCCTCACCCTAACTCCCCTGCTTCCTCCTCTGCTCCCACGGACGCGCCTTTAAGCACCGGCAGCAGTGAGGTCTTTTTGCCGAATGCCCCTCAAGAACCCCTTGGCATTCCTGTCTCCCATGCCATGCAGTGTCTCATTGCAGGGCTTCGGCAACAGAAGGAAAGGCAAAAGGCTGAATACAAAGCAAAAATCAACAG GTTGGAGCAGAAGAACGAGGCACTTCAGGGGGAGGTTGAAGGGCTGAGATCAACTCTGGAGCTGCAGCGTCGCTGGACTAGCGTGGCTGAGATCAAAATGCGAAATGTAGAGCGAGCAAGAGCTGATGCTGACCGGCGCAATGCAACCCTGCAACAGGAAATGGAGCAGTTCTTTGAAACATTTGGCGAGCTGAACGCAGAGGCACGAAAAACGAATCGTATTGTTCAGAGTTTTTAA